One genomic region from Spirulina subsalsa PCC 9445 encodes:
- a CDS encoding alpha-mannosidase — translation MSILSQLKALTEQDIKSRWRIYPGEGDPLALTFKDWESLPMAELNEKGYIVWEAGHKVQWLGQTIIIPPALNGYPLDGLELRLALTWWSEDAQIFVNGQLIQSGDLFDSSARVLLTSQAQVGDSFLVCLRLVSPGHDIGGLMRSFCLYENPQGIDPSFVAHELEILQNYWQKFTPERMETWQEAVSLIDWQVVGDQGAFHGQLEGVRNALKVYSQEMKERCFYVMGHAHLDMAWLWELGETYEVARRTFSSVLQLQAEFPELTFCHTSPILYEWIEKHHPDLFAGIQEAVREGRWDVLGGMWVEPDVNLVSGESILRQLLYGQVYIKSRFGAISQVAWLTDSFGFNGQLPQLLKAGGIEYFVTQKLHWNDSTEFPYGAFWWESPDGTRVFTVMSPPNVTGVMDTHPITMTNYGIKWEAQTGLKAMFWLPGVGDHGGGPTRDMLVVQKRWQGSPFFPRICFVRAADYLGVIREMLSIPPSPPLEGGEIGSIPTLEGGEMLGISPSLDGGKIGEGDGIPVWNDELYLEFHRGCYTTHADQKWLNRRCEGLLYQGELLATLASLLGGVDFPRQELERAWKEVLLNQFHDILPGTSIPEVFDGANLGWERAIASTEKILTSSLSHLTASLAFPPPPQPGAKPFVVFNGLNWRRSHIIPLSFGPGQVLDSQGEALPCQVVDSQTLLFYASDVPGVGYRLFWWVQAAKSEGEESSFPPPPTSPPVTATLPLVTLKNYSLENPWLQVKISSTTGDICQVFDKLQQREILGSAGNQLQFFRDEGQYWDAWNIDPNYEQHPLPAAELKAIEWIEQGPVRSRLRVIRQFNQSQFTQDYILEATSPILHIETTVDWQERHVLVKAAFPLNLEANVASYEMACGTIERTTQPRTPAEKAKWEVPALNWADLSDNQGTWGVSLLNNGKYGYDAKPDCLRLTLLRSPQWPHPDADRGIHHFTYSLYPHSGTWQTAKTVHRGYELNLPLLVSPLLSPSSYSPSGAESHGFLTLEGDNLVLMAFKPSEIEGNGYILRFYEAYGQAITTPCHNTLALTPTHRVNALEESQSELKDAVLTVHPWQIVTVKFAGDRKQ, via the coding sequence ATGTCTATTCTGTCCCAACTTAAAGCATTAACGGAACAAGATATTAAAAGCCGTTGGAGGATTTATCCGGGAGAAGGTGATCCCCTTGCTTTAACGTTTAAGGATTGGGAAAGTTTGCCGATGGCGGAGTTAAACGAAAAGGGTTATATTGTCTGGGAAGCTGGGCATAAAGTGCAATGGTTGGGACAAACTATTATTATTCCTCCTGCTTTAAATGGCTATCCTTTAGATGGGTTAGAATTACGATTAGCTTTAACTTGGTGGTCAGAAGATGCCCAGATTTTTGTCAATGGTCAGCTAATCCAATCTGGGGATTTATTTGACTCTTCAGCGCGGGTTTTACTCACCTCTCAGGCACAGGTGGGGGATAGTTTTTTAGTCTGTCTCCGTTTGGTCAGTCCGGGTCATGATATTGGCGGATTAATGCGTTCTTTTTGTCTGTATGAAAATCCCCAAGGGATTGATCCTAGTTTTGTCGCCCATGAGTTGGAAATTTTACAAAATTATTGGCAAAAGTTCACGCCGGAACGGATGGAGACGTGGCAAGAAGCGGTGAGTTTAATTGATTGGCAAGTGGTGGGAGATCAAGGGGCATTTCATGGGCAGTTAGAAGGGGTGAGAAATGCCTTAAAAGTGTATAGTCAGGAGATGAAGGAACGCTGTTTTTATGTGATGGGTCATGCTCATTTAGATATGGCTTGGCTGTGGGAATTAGGAGAAACTTATGAGGTGGCGAGGCGTACTTTTTCCTCGGTTCTTCAGTTACAGGCAGAGTTTCCAGAGTTGACGTTTTGCCATACTAGCCCGATTTTGTATGAATGGATAGAAAAACACCATCCAGACCTGTTTGCAGGGATTCAAGAGGCTGTGAGGGAGGGGAGATGGGATGTTTTAGGGGGGATGTGGGTTGAACCGGATGTTAATTTGGTGTCTGGGGAGTCGATTCTCCGGCAATTGTTATATGGTCAGGTGTATATTAAAAGTCGCTTTGGGGCAATTAGTCAAGTGGCTTGGTTGACGGATAGTTTTGGGTTTAATGGACAGTTACCTCAGTTATTAAAGGCGGGGGGAATTGAATATTTTGTGACGCAAAAGTTACACTGGAATGATAGCACGGAGTTTCCTTATGGGGCGTTTTGGTGGGAGTCTCCTGATGGAACGCGGGTGTTTACGGTGATGTCTCCTCCTAATGTTACGGGGGTGATGGATACTCACCCTATTACTATGACGAATTATGGGATAAAGTGGGAGGCACAAACGGGGTTAAAAGCGATGTTTTGGTTGCCGGGGGTGGGAGATCATGGGGGAGGCCCGACAAGGGATATGTTGGTGGTTCAAAAACGTTGGCAAGGTTCGCCTTTTTTTCCTCGGATTTGTTTTGTTAGGGCGGCGGATTATTTGGGGGTGATTCGAGAGATGTTGAGTATCCCCCCTAGCCCCCCTTTGGAAGGGGGGGAAATCGGGAGTATTCCCACTTTAGAGGGGGGGGAAATGTTGGGAATTTCTCCTAGTTTGGACGGCGGAAAAATAGGGGAGGGGGATGGGATTCCGGTGTGGAATGATGAGTTGTATCTGGAGTTTCATCGGGGATGTTATACCACCCATGCAGATCAAAAGTGGTTGAATCGGCGCTGTGAGGGGTTATTGTATCAGGGGGAATTGTTGGCGACTCTGGCGAGTTTGTTGGGGGGGGTAGATTTCCCCCGACAGGAGTTAGAAAGGGCTTGGAAGGAGGTATTATTAAATCAGTTTCATGATATCTTGCCGGGGACTTCGATTCCGGAAGTGTTTGATGGGGCGAATTTAGGCTGGGAAAGGGCGATCGCATCTACGGAAAAAATTCTCACCTCCTCCCTCTCTCATCTTACCGCCTCTCTCGCTTTCCCGCCCCCACCCCAACCCGGTGCAAAGCCGTTTGTTGTGTTCAACGGGTTAAACTGGAGGCGATCGCACATTATCCCCCTTTCCTTCGGCCCTGGACAGGTGCTAGACTCTCAGGGCGAGGCGTTACCCTGTCAAGTCGTGGATTCCCAAACCCTCTTATTTTACGCTTCAGATGTGCCGGGGGTGGGGTATCGTCTGTTCTGGTGGGTACAGGCAGCAAAATCAGAAGGGGAAGAGTCTAGTTTTCCCCCTCCCCCAACATCCCCCCCAGTGACTGCTACTTTACCCCTTGTAACCCTGAAAAACTACAGCTTAGAAAATCCTTGGCTACAAGTTAAAATCTCTAGCACAACAGGAGATATTTGTCAAGTATTTGATAAACTTCAACAGCGAGAAATCCTGGGATCTGCTGGGAATCAACTGCAATTTTTCCGAGATGAGGGACAATATTGGGATGCTTGGAATATTGACCCCAACTATGAACAGCATCCCTTACCTGCGGCGGAATTGAAAGCCATTGAGTGGATAGAACAGGGGCCAGTGCGATCGCGTTTAAGAGTTATTCGTCAGTTCAACCAATCCCAATTCACCCAAGACTACATTCTAGAGGCCACATCCCCCATCCTACACATCGAAACCACCGTAGACTGGCAAGAACGCCATGTTTTAGTCAAAGCGGCCTTTCCCCTCAACCTAGAGGCCAACGTTGCCAGCTATGAAATGGCCTGTGGTACCATTGAACGCACCACCCAACCCCGCACCCCCGCAGAAAAAGCGAAATGGGAAGTTCCCGCCCTCAACTGGGCAGATTTAAGCGACAATCAAGGAACATGGGGAGTGAGTTTGCTCAATAACGGCAAATATGGTTATGACGCAAAACCCGACTGTTTACGTCTCACCCTCTTACGCAGTCCCCAATGGCCCCATCCCGATGCAGACCGAGGGATTCATCACTTTACCTACTCCCTCTATCCCCATTCGGGAACTTGGCAAACCGCGAAAACCGTTCATCGTGGGTATGAATTGAATTTACCCCTCTTGGTGTCCCCCCTCCTCTCCCCCTCCTCCTACTCCCCCTCTGGTGCCGAAAGTCACGGTTTCCTGACCTTAGAAGGAGATAACCTAGTGTTAATGGCCTTTAAACCCAGTGAAATCGAGGGAAATGGCTACATTTTGCGCTTTTATGAAGCTTACGGCCAAGCCATAACCACCCCCTGTCATAATACCCTTGCCCTCACCCCCACCCATCGCGTCAATGCTTTAGAAGAGTCTCAGAGTGAGTTAAAAGATGCCGTCTTAACCGTCCATCCTTGGCAGATTGTGACCGTGAAGTTCGCAGGGGACAGGAAACAATAA
- the galE gene encoding UDP-glucose 4-epimerase GalE encodes MKQTKPTILVTGGAGYIGSHAVLELKKAGYPVVILDNLVYGHQELVEQVLGVELIVGDTCDRTLLDQLFQTYPIGAVMHFAAYAYVGESVTDPAKYYQNNVVGTLTLLEAMRQAGINKFVFSSTCATYGMPEILPIPEDHPQAPINPYGTSKLMVEQILSDYSHAYGFNSVRFRYFNAAGADQSGTLGEDHNPETHLIPLTLYAAMGKRDSISIFGTDYPTPDGTCIRDYIHVTDLASAHLLGLEYLLKGGETAVFNLGNGNGFSVREVIDTVKRITGRDFKVVECDRRPGDPPVLVGNSEKARKILNWTPQYADLDVIIADAWQWHQKRHYVKCNQ; translated from the coding sequence ATGAAACAAACAAAACCCACCATTTTGGTAACAGGAGGCGCTGGTTATATTGGCTCCCATGCCGTGCTAGAACTGAAAAAAGCCGGGTATCCTGTGGTCATTTTAGATAACCTCGTTTACGGCCATCAGGAATTGGTGGAGCAAGTCCTAGGAGTAGAATTAATTGTGGGGGATACCTGCGATCGCACCCTACTAGACCAACTCTTTCAAACCTACCCCATCGGTGCCGTCATGCACTTTGCGGCCTATGCTTATGTGGGGGAATCCGTCACCGACCCCGCTAAATACTACCAGAATAACGTTGTCGGCACCCTCACCCTCTTAGAAGCCATGCGGCAGGCCGGAATCAACAAATTTGTCTTTTCCTCCACCTGTGCCACCTATGGGATGCCAGAAATCCTCCCCATCCCCGAAGATCACCCCCAAGCCCCCATCAACCCCTACGGCACCAGTAAACTGATGGTAGAGCAAATCCTGAGCGATTATAGTCACGCTTACGGGTTTAACTCCGTCCGTTTCCGCTACTTCAACGCCGCCGGAGCCGACCAAAGCGGTACACTGGGGGAAGACCACAACCCCGAAACCCATTTAATCCCCCTCACCCTTTACGCGGCAATGGGAAAACGGGACAGCATTTCCATTTTCGGCACCGACTACCCCACCCCTGATGGGACTTGTATCCGGGACTATATCCACGTCACCGACTTAGCCAGCGCTCACCTCTTGGGGTTAGAATACCTGCTCAAGGGGGGAGAAACGGCCGTGTTCAATCTGGGGAATGGTAATGGTTTCTCGGTGCGAGAAGTGATTGACACCGTGAAGCGCATCACCGGACGAGATTTTAAGGTGGTAGAATGCGATCGCCGTCCCGGAGATCCCCCCGTCTTAGTCGGGAATAGCGAGAAAGCGCGTAAGATCCTGAATTGGACTCCCCAATATGCGGATTTAGATGTCATTATTGCCGATGCTTGGCAATGGCATCAAAAACGACATTACGTTAAATGCAATCAGTGA
- a CDS encoding bifunctional folylpolyglutamate synthase/dihydrofolate synthase: protein MKSVISIDQLLEPYQRFGVNLGLERMKRLLEMLNNPQDRVPIVHVAGTNGKGSVCAYLSSILTEAGYRVGRYTSPHLVDWTERVYLQEKPITTEQLTDVLQRVGEVVAGMTETPTLFEVFTAATWLFLAEQEVDIGVIEVGLGGRLDATNVCDRPLVTIITSLSREHWQVLGDTLPKIAAEKAGILKAGCPALLGQIPPEARLVIEEKVAALNCPTRWVHPAQKEGEMRAIYPKGGKVLEYELPLAGEVQLLNSAIAIAAIEELQEQGWSISEEAITEGISRTRWPGRLQWMTWRDYEFLMDGAHNPAAAQALGAYVQTLPQPITWVMGMLSTKEHDKIFEALLHPQDQIYLVPVPGHSWANPLELAQLARQICPELLVCETYPDLFPALERALQGRNTVVLCGSLYLLGYFLGNQ from the coding sequence ATGAAGTCTGTTATTAGTATTGATCAACTGTTGGAACCTTATCAACGCTTTGGGGTTAATCTGGGTTTAGAGCGGATGAAAAGGCTGCTGGAGATGCTTAATAATCCTCAAGATCGGGTACCGATTGTTCATGTGGCGGGGACGAATGGCAAGGGGTCTGTTTGTGCTTATCTGTCGTCTATTTTAACGGAGGCGGGGTATCGGGTGGGGCGTTATACGTCTCCCCATTTGGTGGATTGGACGGAACGGGTTTATTTACAGGAAAAACCGATTACGACGGAACAATTAACGGATGTTTTGCAACGGGTGGGGGAGGTGGTTGCAGGGATGACGGAGACTCCGACGCTGTTTGAGGTGTTTACGGCGGCGACTTGGTTGTTTTTGGCGGAACAGGAGGTGGATATTGGGGTGATTGAGGTGGGATTAGGGGGGCGTTTGGATGCGACGAATGTCTGCGATCGCCCTTTAGTCACTATTATTACATCTCTCAGTCGGGAACACTGGCAAGTTCTGGGGGATACCTTACCCAAAATTGCAGCAGAAAAGGCAGGTATCCTTAAGGCGGGGTGTCCGGCGCTTTTAGGTCAAATCCCCCCAGAGGCGCGTCTGGTGATTGAGGAGAAGGTGGCCGCGTTAAATTGTCCGACGCGGTGGGTGCATCCGGCACAGAAGGAGGGGGAAATGAGGGCGATCTATCCCAAGGGGGGGAAGGTTTTAGAGTATGAGTTACCTTTAGCTGGAGAGGTGCAGTTGTTGAATTCCGCGATCGCCATTGCGGCCATTGAAGAACTCCAAGAGCAAGGATGGTCTATCTCCGAGGAGGCCATCACTGAAGGGATTTCCCGCACTCGTTGGCCCGGCAGATTGCAATGGATGACTTGGCGAGATTATGAGTTCTTAATGGATGGGGCGCATAATCCGGCCGCTGCCCAAGCATTGGGGGCCTATGTACAAACTCTTCCTCAACCAATCACTTGGGTGATGGGAATGTTGAGTACCAAGGAACACGATAAAATCTTTGAGGCACTTTTACACCCCCAAGATCAAATATACCTTGTCCCTGTTCCGGGTCACAGTTGGGCCAACCCTTTGGAGTTAGCCCAATTAGCGCGCCAAATCTGTCCAGAGTTGCTAGTCTGTGAAACCTATCCTGACTTGTTCCCTGCGCTGGAGAGAGCGTTACAGGGGAGGAATACGGTAGTTTTGTGTGGTTCGTTGTATTTGTTGGGGTACTTTTTGGGCAACCAGTAA
- a CDS encoding sensor histidine kinase, with protein sequence MLDHALYQHQSSRSPDLVRAPSNSSFTQRAPKVAETSSDPQLCIVQHNPVQDKIIHLRDRVQNESLTESQVKEYSLLAALPDLIIRVDQHGTILNYFPPASTPTLEQEYLGQHISALWSEDIVIYTTYHIERALASKNVQTGEYVLQEQEEWFYYKTQYVPYGENEVLMVIRDVSEDKRLEADLRVAQVKERQNAQELKKTLDHLQQTQAQLIQAEKMSALGTMVAGIAHELNNPVCFIQGNLQYALEYITHLLNLVQLYQAHETVPHPEIAQYCQEIELDFLEEDLPRLLLSMQGGTEKISQIIQSLLNFSRLQQSDKKTIDLHEGLDSTLVILEHRCKAKDGKPPIQIIKNYGNIPPVDCYAGLLNQVFMNLISNAIDALREKDGEATPNIRKTKKTKDLKITITTEQTASAIRVRIKDNGVGIPDHIRDKIFNPFFTTKSVGHGTGLGLSLSYAIVVERHQGQLTMTSELGTGTEFCVEIPTHSLSFTALSA encoded by the coding sequence ATGCTTGATCATGCTTTATACCAGCACCAATCATCACGTTCCCCCGACCTAGTTCGCGCTCCTTCCAACTCGTCCTTCACTCAGCGCGCTCCCAAGGTCGCAGAAACCTCCAGTGATCCACAACTTTGTATTGTACAGCACAACCCAGTTCAAGACAAGATCATACACTTAAGAGATCGTGTCCAAAATGAGAGCCTCACGGAAAGTCAGGTCAAAGAGTACAGTCTCCTTGCTGCACTGCCCGATTTAATCATCCGAGTCGATCAACATGGCACGATTCTGAATTATTTTCCTCCTGCTTCTACCCCCACCCTTGAGCAGGAATATCTAGGTCAACACATCAGCGCTCTCTGGTCAGAAGACATTGTAATCTATACCACCTACCATATCGAGCGCGCCCTTGCCAGCAAAAACGTCCAAACCGGGGAATATGTCCTGCAAGAACAAGAGGAATGGTTTTATTACAAAACCCAGTATGTTCCCTATGGAGAAAATGAAGTTTTAATGGTGATTCGGGATGTTTCCGAAGATAAAAGACTGGAAGCTGACTTACGAGTAGCTCAAGTTAAAGAACGGCAAAACGCCCAGGAATTAAAAAAGACGTTAGACCATTTACAACAAACTCAAGCGCAACTTATCCAAGCGGAAAAAATGTCAGCCTTGGGAACAATGGTGGCTGGCATTGCCCACGAATTAAATAATCCCGTTTGCTTTATTCAAGGGAACTTACAGTATGCCTTGGAATATATCACCCATTTATTAAACCTTGTCCAACTCTATCAAGCTCACGAGACAGTACCCCATCCTGAGATTGCACAATATTGTCAAGAAATCGAATTAGATTTTCTCGAAGAAGATTTACCTCGCTTACTGTTGAGTATGCAAGGAGGGACTGAAAAAATTAGTCAAATTATTCAGTCTCTTTTGAACTTTTCTCGCTTGCAACAATCTGATAAAAAAACCATTGATCTTCATGAAGGGTTAGACAGTACCTTAGTCATTTTAGAACATCGTTGTAAAGCGAAAGATGGCAAGCCCCCCATCCAAATCATCAAAAACTACGGCAATATCCCCCCAGTAGACTGCTATGCTGGACTCTTAAATCAAGTCTTTATGAATTTGATTAGTAATGCCATTGATGCGTTACGAGAAAAGGATGGAGAAGCCACACCAAACATTAGAAAAACGAAAAAGACAAAGGATTTAAAAATCACTATAACCACTGAACAGACAGCTAGTGCTATCCGGGTGAGGATTAAAGATAATGGGGTAGGAATTCCCGATCATATTCGCGACAAAATCTTTAATCCTTTCTTCACTACAAAATCTGTAGGTCATGGGACAGGTTTAGGATTGTCTCTTTCTTATGCCATTGTGGTGGAACGTCATCAAGGTCAACTCACCATGACTTCTGAATTGGGAACAGGGACAGAGTTTTGTGTTGAAATTCCTACTCATTCCCTAAGTTTTACGGCTTTGTCTGCTTAA
- a CDS encoding putative bifunctional diguanylate cyclase/phosphodiesterase codes for MLLSVYLEQAIQNQELVAYYQPQYSSKNNQISGFEALVRWQNPALGLIKPLEFLPLAQATGWIVTIDRWMLKKTCEETKRLHDLGYPIVAAVNVSSLHFHQPDFVEYIEGVLEQTGLDPNFLELEMTEDVVILNLEKAQEIMLRLIDLGVRWCLDDFGTGYSNLFYLLQFPFLRIKIDRCFIQDLDQDQNKRYIAQSILQLAQNLRLEVVAEGVETEVQADWLREQGCDVLQGYLFSEAIPLLQLKQKLWIDQYQFLSNAAESVA; via the coding sequence ATGTTACTTTCTGTCTACCTTGAACAAGCTATCCAAAATCAAGAGTTGGTCGCCTATTACCAACCTCAATATTCATCTAAAAACAATCAAATTTCTGGTTTTGAAGCTCTGGTCCGTTGGCAGAATCCAGCGTTGGGCTTAATTAAGCCTTTAGAGTTTCTTCCTTTAGCTCAAGCAACAGGTTGGATTGTTACGATTGACCGTTGGATGTTAAAAAAAACCTGTGAAGAAACCAAACGTCTCCATGATTTGGGTTATCCTATTGTTGCGGCGGTGAATGTGTCGAGTTTACATTTCCACCAGCCGGATTTTGTCGAGTATATTGAGGGGGTGTTAGAGCAAACTGGACTAGATCCGAATTTTCTCGAGTTAGAAATGACAGAAGATGTTGTCATTCTCAACTTAGAAAAAGCACAGGAGATCATGCTACGGTTAATTGATCTAGGGGTTCGTTGGTGTTTGGATGATTTCGGCACAGGGTATTCCAATTTATTTTATTTGTTACAGTTTCCGTTTTTACGAATTAAAATTGATCGCTGTTTTATTCAGGATCTCGACCAAGATCAGAATAAGCGTTATATCGCCCAGTCTATCCTTCAACTTGCCCAAAATTTACGCTTAGAAGTTGTGGCCGAAGGGGTAGAAACTGAGGTTCAAGCTGACTGGTTAAGAGAACAAGGTTGTGACGTGTTGCAGGGGTATTTATTTAGTGAGGCTATTCCGTTGCTTCAGTTGAAGCAAAAGTTATGGATTGATCAATATCAATTTCTGAGCAATGCAGCCGAAAGTGTTGCCTAA
- a CDS encoding GAF domain-containing protein, whose amino-acid sequence MNSNISLPPDLSCDLSLENLPSQLFQQKREQILRNVSLSIQNSLELRLILKDLVTEIHHWLLCDRALIYRLDTEQGGFVMSESHTPDCTSLLGWNIRLPLWGKSAVLKPAGFEAQVIPDFTRIQLDSDERQILQLFNIKSQVLVPLLLGQNPWGLLILHQCCDVRMWQSWEVQGVQDLAVFLSIAIQQSYLYHQLQWITHHCLPSNGAHG is encoded by the coding sequence ATGAATTCCAATATTTCCCTTCCTCCCGACTTGTCTTGTGATTTATCTCTGGAGAATTTACCCTCCCAGTTGTTCCAGCAAAAGCGGGAACAGATTTTGCGAAATGTGTCGCTTTCTATTCAAAATTCTTTGGAGTTGCGTCTGATTCTCAAGGATTTAGTGACGGAAATCCATCACTGGTTATTGTGCGATCGCGCTTTGATTTACCGTCTGGACACCGAACAGGGGGGATTCGTGATGTCCGAGTCACACACCCCCGACTGTACTTCCCTTTTAGGTTGGAATATTCGTCTTCCCCTCTGGGGGAAGTCTGCCGTCTTAAAACCCGCAGGATTTGAAGCACAAGTGATTCCTGACTTCACTCGAATTCAACTCGACAGTGATGAACGTCAAATCCTCCAGCTTTTTAACATTAAATCTCAAGTGTTAGTTCCTTTGTTGTTAGGACAAAATCCTTGGGGTTTATTAATTCTACATCAGTGTTGTGATGTAAGAATGTGGCAGTCTTGGGAAGTGCAAGGGGTACAAGATTTGGCGGTTTTTTTAAGCATTGCTATTCAACAATCTTATCTGTACCATCAATTGCAATGGATTACGCATCATTGTTTACCATCTAATGGGGCTCATGGGTGA
- a CDS encoding response regulator: MKTILVIEDEKAVRNNIAKILTLKGFAVISAENGQVGIQLAQDHQPDLIVCDILMPQINGYEVLERLQDNISTRTIPFIFLTAKVERSEQRKGMALGADDYITKPFTMDELMDAIEAKLKKKLDFDANLAMLTEELHKIKQFLETKERMIQGFNQELRRPLSNIKIVLELLSQSPKEFQQKEYIRILQTEFKREISLLNQLEELRKIINPENAQILAQLNLLDRQQDHSL; this comes from the coding sequence ATGAAAACCATTCTGGTTATTGAAGACGAAAAAGCCGTCCGAAATAACATCGCCAAAATTCTAACCCTTAAAGGGTTCGCTGTGATCAGCGCAGAAAATGGTCAAGTGGGCATTCAACTCGCTCAAGACCATCAACCTGACTTGATTGTTTGTGATATCTTGATGCCTCAGATCAATGGTTATGAAGTCTTGGAAAGATTGCAAGATAACATAAGCACTCGCACCATTCCTTTTATTTTTTTGACCGCCAAAGTTGAACGCTCCGAACAACGGAAAGGAATGGCATTAGGTGCGGACGACTACATCACCAAACCTTTTACGATGGATGAGTTAATGGATGCCATAGAAGCTAAATTAAAAAAGAAGCTAGATTTTGATGCTAACCTTGCAATGTTAACAGAAGAATTGCATAAAATCAAGCAATTTTTAGAAACCAAAGAAAGGATGATACAAGGATTTAATCAAGAACTTCGTCGTCCCTTGTCTAACATCAAAATAGTGTTAGAACTGCTCAGTCAATCCCCCAAAGAATTTCAACAAAAAGAATATATTCGGATCTTACAAACCGAATTTAAACGAGAAATTTCGCTGTTGAATCAACTGGAAGAACTGCGAAAAATTATCAACCCAGAAAACGCCCAAATCCTAGCACAATTGAACTTGCTAGACCGACAACAAGATCATTCGCTTTAA